The Primulina tabacum isolate GXHZ01 chromosome 16, ASM2559414v2, whole genome shotgun sequence genome window below encodes:
- the LOC142528853 gene encoding cell number regulator 8-like: MANFEESNPLLPKHDQEFEATKDEKKPTAKNGGAPPPAAVSLGWTADGLPVGEVNMQRSQWDSGILSCLGRNDEFCSSDLEVCLLGSIAPCLLYGSNVERLGATPSSFTNHCLPYTALYLIGNSFFGGNCLAPWFSYPTRTAIRRKFNLEGSCEALNRSCGCCGSFVEDEVHLEQCETACDFATHVFCHPCALCQEGREVRRRLHHPGFNAQPVLAMIPPGGQIMGRVG, from the exons ATGGCAAATTTCGAGGAATCCAACCCTTTGCTTCCGAAACACGACCAAGAATTTGAGGCTACTAAGGATGAAAAGAAGCCCACCGCCAAGAACGGAGGAGCTCCTCCTCCCGCGGCGGTGTCGTTAGGCTGGACCGCCGATGGGCTTCCAGTTGGTGAGGTCAATATGCAGAGGTCCCAATGGGATTCCGGCATCTTGTCTTGTCTCGGGAGAAATGATGAGTTTTGTAGCAGCGATCTTGAAGTTT GTTTGCTGGGTAGTATCGCCCCTTGCTTACTCTATGGAAGCAATGTTGAGAGACTCGGAGCCACTCCCAGTAGTTTTACCAATCATTGCTTGCCATACACTGCTTTGTACTTGATTGGGAATTCATTTTTCGGTGGGAATTGCCTTGCACCCTGGTTCTCTTATCCCACTCGTACCGCCATTCGAAGGAAGTTTAACCTAGAG GGAAGCTGTGAGGCACTTAACAGATCATGTGGATGCTGTGGAAGCTTTGTGGAAGATGAGGTTCATCTGGAGCAATGCGAAACGGCGTGTGATTTTGCTACTCACGTCTTTTGCCATCCATGCGCCCTTTGTCAAGAAGGTCGTGAGGTACGTCGCAGGCTTCATCACCCTGGATTCAATGCTCAACCGGTCTTGGCCATGATTCCCCCGGGTGGTCAGATCATGGGGCGTGTGGGCTAA